ATGAGCTTCCTCCCCGACGTGCGTGTCCCTTGTGAGGTCTGCGGCGGCGCCCGCTTCACCCCGGAGACGCAGTTGGTCGCCTTCAAGGGGAAAAACATCGCCGAGGTGCTGGCGATGAGCGTCGACGAGGCAGTGGAGTTCTTCCGCGCCCAGGCGAAGATCCACCACGCCCTGCAGCTCTTGCAGGACGTCGGCCTCGGCTACCTCACCCTCGGCCAGCAGAGCCCCACCCTCTCCGGCGGCGAGGCGCAGCGCATCAAGCTGGTGACCGAGCTGGCCAAGGCCAGGCCGACCCTGACCCGCGCCGGCCACACCCTCTACCTGCTCGACGAGCCGACCATCGGCCTGCACATGGCCGACGTCGAGAAGCTGATCCGCGTCCTGCACCGTCTGGTCGAGGCGGGGAACACCGTAGTGGTCATCGAGCACAACCTCGACATCGTCGCCGAAGCCGACTGGATCGTCGACCTGGGACCGGAGGGAGGGGATGAGGGGGGGCGGATCGTCGCCGAGGGGGCGCCGGAGGCGGTGGCGAAGGTGAAGAAGGGATCGCACACGGCGCGGATACTGGCAGAGTTTTTACGAGAGAGGAAGGCTGACCGCCCTGGAAAGACACGATGAAAAAAGGATTCCCATACGGCGCAAATTCTGGCAGGATTCGCCAAAGCGGAACCGACACGACTTTTGAAAGACCCTATGAAAAAATGATGTATAAAATTCTGATCATCGATGACGACAAGGCCTTTCTGGCTTTTCTCGAGACCTACGTCCGCGAACGCTGTCCCGACCTGCAGGTACAGACCTGCCTTGACCCGGTGCAGGGACTGGCCGCCATCGACGCCGACCTCGGGCTGCTGCTGATCGATCTGGAGATGCCCGGCATCGACGGAACCAAGATTCTCGCCTACGCCACCGGCAAGGGGCTGAGCAAGAACCGGATCATCATCCTCTCCGGCCGCGACGCCGACTACCTGCACCAGCGCTTTCCGATGGGAAGTTGCCTGGCGGTGCTCAACAAGTACGAGGCGAAGCAGAAGGCGGTGCTCGATATGGTTTTCGATTCGCTGCAGCAGAAGTGCGGGTGTTGAGATGCGGCTGGGTGCGGAAATGCCAAAAGCCTGCGCAGGGCAGGCTTTTGGACAGCAGAGGCGGGTTCAGAGCTGTTTGGTCTGGCCGGAAAAGCGCTCAGGAACCTAAAACGGCCGCGAACTTGATCAGGTAGCAGGTGCCGAAAGCAAGCGTCCCCACCAGGAGCGGGGTGTACACGTTGGCCACCAGGGCATCGCGCATCCAGATGGGTTCCTGGGGCTTTCGGGAGCCCCAACGAAGCACCAGAAACAAAAGTACTGAAATACCCAGAAGGACCGTGCCGGCAAACAAATCGATCATAACTGACTCCTTGGAGTAATGGTATGACCATTTGTAGCACAGGAGCGTTACCGGATCCTTTCCGGGTCATTACATTATTGTAGGGTCCTCGTTTTTCAGGTTTATTTCGAAAACAGCCCCCCCTTCTGCACGATTTTGCGCGGCAACGTCGCCGCCATGGGCCTTGATAACCGCCCGTACCAGGCTCAGGCCGAGCCCCATCCCCTTGGTGTTGTCGTGACGTCCCCGGTAGAGGCGCTCCCAGATCCGGTCCATATCCGCCGGGTCGATGCCGATGCCGGTATCTGCCACCCGAATGCGGATCCACGCCGGTTCTGCCGTCAGAATCAAGTCCACCCGTCCGCCGGCAGGCGTGTATTTGACGGCGTTGTCGAGCAGGTTTGCCAGCGCCTGGCTTAACCGTTCAGGGTCAAGATTGGCACGGATGTGAGGGGCAATGGATGTTGTCACCTCCACGCCTTTTTCCTCCGCCACGTAGCGGTACATCTCCGCCACGTTGCCGACCAGTGCGGAAATATCCACTTCCTTGCGGTTCAGCTGCATCATCCCGGTTTCGGCCTCGGAGATATCCATCAGCATGTTGAGCATGCGGAGGATCTGGTCCGATTCTTCGATGCAGTCCTGAAGGGCATCCTGGTAGGCCTGCAGACCGGCATTGCGCTGCAGTGCATTCTCGGCAAGATTGCGAAACCTGGTCATGGGCGTGCGCAAATCATGAGCCACGGCATCCAGGGCGTTCTTCATGCCGTCGATCAGGGTCCTGATCTTCTCCAGCATCTCGTTGAAGAGGCGGCCCAGATCATCCAGCTCGTCCCTCTTGTAGGTCCGGGGTGCGCGGGCTTCCAGTTGGCCGGAATTGATCGCCGTCACGGTCTGGACAAGGTGCCGCACCGGCCGCAGAGAACGGTGAGCCAGCAGCGCCCCGCCTGCCAACCCGAGAGCCATCAACGGGATACTCGCAAAGAGGAAGGTTTCCTTGAGCCGTGCGAGTGTCGTCTCGCGATCCTCGGTGCTGATGCCGACCTGGAAGCGAAAACCATCCGGCAACTCTGCGCTGAGAATCTCCAGCTCATAGGCTCTCCCCAGGGAGAGCAGGCTCGT
The DNA window shown above is from Desulfuromonadales bacterium and carries:
- a CDS encoding response regulator, whose protein sequence is MYKILIIDDDKAFLAFLETYVRERCPDLQVQTCLDPVQGLAAIDADLGLLLIDLEMPGIDGTKILAYATGKGLSKNRIIILSGRDADYLHQRFPMGSCLAVLNKYEAKQKAVLDMVFDSLQQKCGC
- a CDS encoding HAMP domain-containing sensor histidine kinase, which gives rise to MSFRFPWKKINSTIGLRIAAGYSLLMLLSFLALMVISHFFLSTTLARNDRYQVSVELQSLRAQYLEGGVASFEQTVLKNDQFRKNNPFFTRVVSQAGKTVRIYFPQYWLEFDLATLENQPPASPGNWTSLLSLGRAYELEILSAELPDGFRFQVGISTEDRETTLARLKETFLFASIPLMALGLAGGALLAHRSLRPVRHLVQTVTAINSGQLEARAPRTYKRDELDDLGRLFNEMLEKIRTLIDGMKNALDAVAHDLRTPMTRFRNLAENALQRNAGLQAYQDALQDCIEESDQILRMLNMLMDISEAETGMMQLNRKEVDISALVGNVAEMYRYVAEEKGVEVTTSIAPHIRANLDPERLSQALANLLDNAVKYTPAGGRVDLILTAEPAWIRIRVADTGIGIDPADMDRIWERLYRGRHDNTKGMGLGLSLVRAVIKAHGGDVAAQNRAEGGAVFEINLKNEDPTIM